One Channa argus isolate prfri chromosome 15, Channa argus male v1.0, whole genome shotgun sequence DNA segment encodes these proteins:
- the LOC137099785 gene encoding properdin-like isoform X1 yields MKVLLVLILLLVSVDRSECVRCFARFDLTSGQCDEELGNVDEDDCCQNPHYGYKTADGACQSCGPPVWSSWSSWSQCNVLCGDGVRQRNRTCFGIGESECDNAKDNLQMEPCNGTCCNTEGWGLWLNWSPCSVTCGGGGVRKRERVCSSSLECRSACSGPSGEAETCPTLNTCPVHGGWSSWSGWSDCSGSCINGERGDLPSRRRYRSCSNPIPSNNTVPPGDSCPGDNIQEQNCSELPNCPVDGNWGGWSPPEPCTVTCGEGLQLSTRTCNNPVPKYGGRFCEGTSAKTTICQSPCPVDGFWSGWSNWGECSSSCISQDRIPTRTRHRSCSNPAPSSKPPGRPCQGDDREIENCSHQPYCSVDGVWGSWSPFTSCSITCGEGLQLSTRMCNNPVPKYGGRFCEGTSAKTTVCQSPCPVDGFWSGWSNWGECSSSCISQGRIPTRTRQRSCSNPAPSSKPPGRPCQGDDREIENCSHQPHCSVDGVWGSWSPFTPCPVTCGVGLQVSNRNCDSPAPKHGGQPCPGERHRTSICTTSIHCPVDGVWSEWSQWSLCKRPNRDIRCKQLGGSQSRERWCLHRAHNGSICSGNLLTDRRVCYDVDKCVLKGTWEGWEPWTPCKPLCGENSKRVRKRYCKPDYSGYDPVTTRLKEEATFSGTPLADCGPMASADKYEKQTCHNAPACP; encoded by the exons GTTCTGTTGGTTCTGATTTTGCTTCTGGTTTCTGTGGATCGTTCAG AGTGTGTGAGATGCTTCGCACGCTTCGACCTGACCTCGGGTCAGTGTGATGAAGAGCTCGGTAACGTGGACGAAGATGACTGCTGTCAGAATCCACATTACGGCTACAAGACAGCGGACGGAGCGTGTCAGTCCTGTGG tccTCCAGTGTGGTCTTCCTGGTCCTCCTGGTCCCAGTGCAATGTCTTGTGTGGGGACGGAGTGAGGCAGAGAAATAGGACATGTTTTGGCATCGGCGAATCAGAGTGTGACAATGCTAAGGACAACCTGCAGATGGAGCCATGCAACGGGACCTGCTGcaaca ctgaGGGGTGGGGCTTGTGGCTCAACTGGTCGCCCTGCTCGGTCacctgtggaggaggtggagtcaggaagagagagagggtcTGCTCCAGTTCTCTTGAATGTCGCTCAGCCTGCAGTGGTCCCTCAGGGGAGGCTGAGACCTGTCCAACACTTAACACCTGCCCAG TCCACGGTGGTTGGTCCAGTTGGTCTGGTTGGTCTGACTGTTCTGGTTCCTGTATCAATGGCGAGCGTGGTGATCTTCCCTCCAGGCGCCGATACCGTTCCTGCTCCAACCCCATCCCATCCAATAATACGGTACCACCTGGAGACAGTTGCCCTGGAGACAACATCCAGGAACAGAACTGCAGCGAGCTCCCCAACTGTCCAG TGGATGGCAACTGGGGGGGATGGTCTCCACCTGAGCCCTGCACCGTCACCTGTGGGGAAGGGCTGCAACTGTCAACCAGGACGTGTAATAATCCAGTTCCTAAATATGGGGGTCGGTTCTGTGAGGGAACGAGTGCTAAGACCACCATCTGTCAGAGCCCCTGTCCTG TGGACGGGTTCTGGTCTGGATGGTCCAATTGGGGTGAATGTTCATCTTCATGTATTTCACAAGATAGAATTCCCACCAGGACGCGCCACCGGTCCTGCTCTAACCCGGCTCCCTCATCCAAGCCGCCTGGCAGACCCTGCCAGGGTGACGACCGTGAGATCGAGAACTGCAGCCACCAGCCTTACTGCTCAG TGGATGGAGTCTGGGGCTCCTGGTCTCCTTTCACGTCCTGCTCCATCACCTGTGGGGAAGGGCTGCAACTGTCAACCAGGATGTGTAATAACCCAGTTCCTAAATATGGGGGTCGGTTCTGTGAGGGAACGAGTGCTAAGACCACCGTCTGTCAGAGCCCCTGTCCTG TGGACGGGTTCTGGTCTGGATGGTCCAATTGGGGTGAATGTTCCTCTTCATGTATTTCACAAGGCAGAATTCCCACCAGGACGCGCCAGCGGTCCTGCTCTAACCCGGCTCCCTCATCCAAACCTCCTGGCAGACCCTGCCAGGGTGACGACCGTGAGATCGAGAACTGCAGCCACCAGCCTCACTGCTCAG TGGATGGAGTCTGGGGCTCCTGGTCTCCTTTCACGCCCTGCCCCGTTACCTGTGGTGTAGGGCTTCAGGTGTCAAACAGAAACTGTGACAGCCCTGCACCCAAACATGGTGGCCAGCCATGTCCTGGAGAAAGACACAGAACCAGCATCTGTACAACCAGCATCCACTGTCCAG TGGATGGTGTGTGGTCTGAGTGGTCGCAGTGGAGCTTGTGTAAAAGACCCAACCGTGACATTCGCTGTAAGCAGCTGGGTGGCAGTCAGAGTCGGGAGCGTTGGTGTCTCCATCGAGCTCACAATGGATCCATCTGCAGCGGAAACTTGCTGACGGACCGACGGGTCTGCTATGATGTCGACAAGTGTGTCT tgaagGGCACCTGGGAAGGCTGGGAACCATGGACTCCATGTAAACCACTCTGTGGTGAAAACTCCAAACGTGTCAGGAAGAGATACTGTAAACCTGATTACAGCGGCTACGA CCCTGTCACTACACGTCTGAAGGAGGAAGCAACATTCTCAGGGACACCACTTGCTGACTGCGGCCCAATGGCTTCCGCAGACAAGTATGAAAAGCAGACCTGCCATAACGCCCCTGCCTGCCCGTAA
- the LOC137099785 gene encoding properdin-like isoform X2, protein MKVLLVLILLLVSVDRSECVRCFARFDLTSGQCDEELGNVDEDDCCQNPHYGYKTADGACQSCGPPVWSSWSSWSQCNVLCGDGVRQRNRTCFGIGESECDNAKDNLQMEPCNGTCCNTEGWGLWLNWSPCSVTCGGGGVRKRERVCSSSLECRSACSGPSGEAETCPTLNTCPVHGGWSSWSGWSDCSGSCINGERGDLPSRRRYRSCSNPIPSNNTVPPGDSCPGDNIQEQNCSELPNCPVDGNWGGWSPPEPCTVTCGEGLQLSTRTCNNPVPKYGGRFCEGTSAKTTICQSPCPVDGFWSGWSNWGECSSSCISQDRIPTRTRHRSCSNPAPSSKPPGRPCQGDDREIENCSHQPYCSVDGVWGSWSPFTSCSITCGEGLQLSTRMCNNPVPKYGGRFCEGTSAKTTVCQSPCPVDGFWSGWSNWGECSSSCISQGRIPTRTRQRSCSNPAPSSKPPGRPCQGDDREIENCSHQPHCSVDGVWGSWSPFTPCPVTCGVGLQVSNRNCDSPAPKHGGQPCPGERHRTSICTTSIHCPGDHLWFTG, encoded by the exons GTTCTGTTGGTTCTGATTTTGCTTCTGGTTTCTGTGGATCGTTCAG AGTGTGTGAGATGCTTCGCACGCTTCGACCTGACCTCGGGTCAGTGTGATGAAGAGCTCGGTAACGTGGACGAAGATGACTGCTGTCAGAATCCACATTACGGCTACAAGACAGCGGACGGAGCGTGTCAGTCCTGTGG tccTCCAGTGTGGTCTTCCTGGTCCTCCTGGTCCCAGTGCAATGTCTTGTGTGGGGACGGAGTGAGGCAGAGAAATAGGACATGTTTTGGCATCGGCGAATCAGAGTGTGACAATGCTAAGGACAACCTGCAGATGGAGCCATGCAACGGGACCTGCTGcaaca ctgaGGGGTGGGGCTTGTGGCTCAACTGGTCGCCCTGCTCGGTCacctgtggaggaggtggagtcaggaagagagagagggtcTGCTCCAGTTCTCTTGAATGTCGCTCAGCCTGCAGTGGTCCCTCAGGGGAGGCTGAGACCTGTCCAACACTTAACACCTGCCCAG TCCACGGTGGTTGGTCCAGTTGGTCTGGTTGGTCTGACTGTTCTGGTTCCTGTATCAATGGCGAGCGTGGTGATCTTCCCTCCAGGCGCCGATACCGTTCCTGCTCCAACCCCATCCCATCCAATAATACGGTACCACCTGGAGACAGTTGCCCTGGAGACAACATCCAGGAACAGAACTGCAGCGAGCTCCCCAACTGTCCAG TGGATGGCAACTGGGGGGGATGGTCTCCACCTGAGCCCTGCACCGTCACCTGTGGGGAAGGGCTGCAACTGTCAACCAGGACGTGTAATAATCCAGTTCCTAAATATGGGGGTCGGTTCTGTGAGGGAACGAGTGCTAAGACCACCATCTGTCAGAGCCCCTGTCCTG TGGACGGGTTCTGGTCTGGATGGTCCAATTGGGGTGAATGTTCATCTTCATGTATTTCACAAGATAGAATTCCCACCAGGACGCGCCACCGGTCCTGCTCTAACCCGGCTCCCTCATCCAAGCCGCCTGGCAGACCCTGCCAGGGTGACGACCGTGAGATCGAGAACTGCAGCCACCAGCCTTACTGCTCAG TGGATGGAGTCTGGGGCTCCTGGTCTCCTTTCACGTCCTGCTCCATCACCTGTGGGGAAGGGCTGCAACTGTCAACCAGGATGTGTAATAACCCAGTTCCTAAATATGGGGGTCGGTTCTGTGAGGGAACGAGTGCTAAGACCACCGTCTGTCAGAGCCCCTGTCCTG TGGACGGGTTCTGGTCTGGATGGTCCAATTGGGGTGAATGTTCCTCTTCATGTATTTCACAAGGCAGAATTCCCACCAGGACGCGCCAGCGGTCCTGCTCTAACCCGGCTCCCTCATCCAAACCTCCTGGCAGACCCTGCCAGGGTGACGACCGTGAGATCGAGAACTGCAGCCACCAGCCTCACTGCTCAG TGGATGGAGTCTGGGGCTCCTGGTCTCCTTTCACGCCCTGCCCCGTTACCTGTGGTGTAGGGCTTCAGGTGTCAAACAGAAACTGTGACAGCCCTGCACCCAAACATGGTGGCCAGCCATGTCCTGGAGAAAGACACAGAACCAGCATCTGTACAACCAGCATCCACTGTCCAG GTGATCATCTATGGTTTACCGGTTGA